One region of Diabrotica undecimpunctata isolate CICGRU chromosome 6, icDiaUnde3, whole genome shotgun sequence genomic DNA includes:
- the LOC140444591 gene encoding zinc finger MYM-type protein 1-like, translated as MDVIYNLINVKRSFKYSYDEKLELKCKGRPFPDIKIVKEGSCRGKNYKRQFNCDIYTRNSWICGCNRKNALFCFPCVLFGGDKSWTQVGVTDLVHLSDKIKKHETSKHHLHNQMEYALLGSVNIKEQLESAYWINIQKFNEAVTKNRYVLSKIIDCIKFCSVFELALRGHDETQTSDNPGIFRGLINFTAELDKTLAQHLEESTVFKGIFKEIQNDILDCMLELCQDKILEEIRESPYLAVMADETTDISAKSQMVVVFRYCRNGAPVERFWTYLVPSKLNADTLSKNIFSVLDPILENSNNKLIAQSYDGAAVMCGQHAGVQARITEKYPFAHFVHCYAHQLNLIMSKACFENSQVRLFFWKFK; from the coding sequence ATGGATGTTATTTATAATTTGATTAATGTTAAGAGATCCTTTAAATATTCTTATGAcgaaaaactagaattaaaatgCAAAGGACGTCCTTTTCCGGATATTAAAATCGTAAAAGAAGGATCATGCCGAGGAAAAAATTACAAACGACAATttaattgcgatatttatacGAGAAATAGTTGGATATGTGGCTGCAACAGAAAAAACGCTCTTTTCTGTTTTCCTTGTGTACTCTTTGGAGGTGATAAGTCATGGACGCAAGTTGGTGTAACAGACTTAGTACATTtaagtgataaaataaaaaagcacgaaACTTCTAAGCATCATTTGCACAATCAAATGGAATATGCTTTATTAGGCTCCGTGAATATTAAAGAACAGTTAGAATCTGCATACtggataaatattcaaaaattcaatgaagctgtaacaaaaaataggtaTGTTCTCTCAAAAATTATAGACTGCATAAAATTTTGTAGTGTTTTCGAATTGGCGCTTCGGGGACACGACGAGACACAAACATCCGACAATCCTGGAATTTTTCGCGGCCTCATAAATTTTACTGCTGAATTGGATAAAACTTTAGCACAACACTTGGAAGAATCGACGGTTTTTAAGGGCATTTttaaagaaattcaaaatgataTTTTGGACTGCATGTTGGAATTATGCCAGGATAAAATTTTGGAGGAAATTCGGGAATCTCCATATCTAGCTGTCATGGCCGACGAGACTACAGACATTTCAGCAAAATCACAAATGGTTGTAGTATTTAGATATTGTCGAAATGGAGCACCGGTAGAACGATTTTGGACATATTTGGTACCTTCAAAATTAAATGCAGATACTTTAAGCAAAAACATTTTCAGTGTTTTGGATCCTATCCTGGAAAACTCAAATAATAAACTAATTGCTCAGAGTTATGATGGGGCAGCGGTCATGTGTGGACAGCACGCAGGAGTTCAAGCCAGAATCACAGAAAAATATCCATTTGCTCATTTTGTACACTGTTACGCGcatcaattaaatttaataatgtctaAGGCTTGTTTCGAAAACTCTCAAGTTAgactttttttttggaaatttaaatga